In Galactobacillus timonensis, the genomic window AGCAGACTTACAACCCGGCAGATTCTGCTATTGTCGGTCAGACATTAGGGGCCGATGCTTTGGCAGCAGTAGGGTCTTCCTCTTCGGTTCAGTTCATGGCTCTCGGCTTCTGCCAGGGCTGTACTGCCGGCTTTGCGATACCGGTCGCATCGTCCTTCGGAGCTGGCAATGAAAAGAAAATGCGCCAGTATGTATTTCTTGGCGCAATTCTGGCTGCTGTCATTGCTCTGATCCTGACTCTGACTACCTGTCTTCTGAATACGGAGATTGTTCATCTTCTGCAGACACCTGCAGAGATTGCTGAAGATGCAGAAACCTATCTCTTCATCATCTTCCTCGGAATTCCCTGCACACTTCTCTACAATTATCTTTCTGCAATCCTGAGAGCGATCGCCACAATCTTCTCCCGGGGAGTCAGCGGAATCCTCTGCCTTCTTCTGATCAGAAAGAAGTTCAGGATCCTGGTTCCTTCGAAAGAAGAAAAAGCATTTTATCAAGAGATGACCAGAGGACTGCTGAACCAGGGACTGCCCATGGGCTTGCAGTTTTCGATTACTGCCATCGGATCCATGGTGATGCAGACGGCGAACAACGGTCTTGGAACCATTTATGTTTCCGGCTTCGCTGCCGGCGTCAAGATCAAGCAGTTCACGCTCTGCCCGTTTGATGCGCTTGGCGTTGCTATTTCCACCTTCATCTCGCAAAATCGCGGAGCCTGCAAGCCAGACCGCATCCGGCAGGGTGAACATGCCGCAATCACAATCGGGGTCACTTATGGAATCCTTGCCGGTCTGATTCTGGTCTTCTTCGGCAGAGATCTATGCATGCTGTTTGTATCTGCAGAGAATGCGGAAGTCCTTGATGCTGGAGGCAGATATCTGAGTTCGCTCGGAAAGTTCTACTGGGTGCTTGGTTTCCTGATCACGAAGCGCATGAGTGTTCAGGGTCTAGGCTGGAGCAGACAGGCCATGATCGGCGGAATCATAGAGATGATTGCACGCTGTGCAGTTTCTTCAATCTTTGTTCCGCTGTACGGTTATACAGCAATCTGCTTCACCGATCAGTCTGCCTGGATCTCTGCATCCATCTACCTGTTCTTCATCTGGAAGAATGCACTGCATCATGCAGAGATGGAAATGAAACAGGAACTTGCCTTTGAGAAGAAATAGCTATTCCAGGTCATTGCCGTTTGAAGCAATTACTTTTTTCATCCAGAAGAAGGAGTCTTTCTTTTTTCGTTGATAAGTTCCGTTTCCTGAATTGTCCAGATCTACAAAGACAAAGCCATAGCGCTTTTCTGCTTCTCTGCTGCTCAGAGAGATGAGATCAATCGGAGCCCACATGGTATAACCTATCAGAGGAACACGATCTGTATTTACCGCTTTCAGAATTTCTCTGAAATGGTCCCGCAAATAATCTACTCGATACGGATCATGAATCTTTCCATCTTCTGATACCTTACCAGATTTCGACAATCCGTTTTCTACGATAAATGATTCAACCATTAATCCCCCACTTGAAGTGGGGCGAACGGAATAAGCAGTAGCTTTGACAGGAGCACCAAAAGAAAAACCTTGCTTTATCATGAAAGTGGGTCTAGTCAACCACAATCATAGAAAGGCAAGGTAGTCCAATGGACAATGAAAGTCTAGCACATACCAAATATAACTGTACTTATCACGTAGTATTTATTCCGAAGTATCGGCGCAAGAAAGAAAATGTACGGAGAGCTGAGGAGGGATGTTGTCGAAATCTTACGCAGAGTATGTGAAATAGAAGGAATCAAGTTGATCAAAGGGGCAGTATGCAGCGATCATGTTCACATGTATATATCAGTTCCGCCCAAGATCAGTATATCGACGGCGATGTCACGAATTAAAGGAAAGAGTTCACTGATGATCTTCGATCGGCATCCGGAAAAGCGTGACAAATATGGACGACATTTCTGGGCAAGAGGATACTATTGCGAAACCGTTGGAAACGTGAACGAAGAGACAATAAAGAAGTATATAACGGAACAGGAAAATTCAGATCGAATTGAGGGATAAGCTTCCTTTAGGAAGTAGCCTATAAAAAATGGTCGACTAGACCTCGCCTTTAGGCGATGGAAGAAATGAATCCCGGAGGGATATGCGCAAACCACCAGCAGAGCTGGTGGTCATGACTTAGTACCTTGAAGTATCGTAGCTTATGGGCTGTTCAAGCATAAACAGCAGATGAATCCCTGTTTTTGAGGGAGAATACTCTGCATATGTCTGCATTGTGCTGACGATCTCATTTGCCAGATCTGAAAGCTTGCCATCTGACACAACATGGTCCAGATCAATTCCAGCAATTCCATTGCCGATCCTGAAACCAATCCCATCAGCAAGTCCATGTTCTTCCAGTTCCTTTGCTTCAGAGAACGTCGAATAGGTGGCGTCATCCCTGACGCTTACCATGCGTCCATCTTTCAGCGGAACCTTTTTTACCTTCCCCTGCAACTGCTGGAGAATATATGTACACCAGATCTGCCTTTCCTGCAGATCCTGAATGGTTGTTGTTTCCTTCATAGGAATATCTCCTTCCATAAAAAAGAACCGATATTTGCTATCGGTTCAGTTGATTCACAGAATATGAGATTGCGGGGGCCATTCGGGGGCCAATCATCTCCTATCACTTGAATTCAGATGCACTGAGATGCATATTCTTTTTTCTTCTAAGAGCGGAATATGCCATGAAATGCGCTGTTTTACATCTTGGTGCGTGGTAAAGCAAAGTGGTTAAGACTGTTAGCGCTCACCATTTATAGTTTGGAATGCCGCATAACAGTGCGGTTTTTCTTTACTCTTGCGAAATTCGTAGAGTAATTCGTAGAAATAAACGATGAAAAGCAATGTTGATTAGAGAGCATCATACGAATGAGACGCATTGTCTGGTTAATTATGGGCTGATTAGCACTAGCTGACGCCTCTTCCATATCAGCCGGCAAGAACATGGGACAGCCGCTTTTGGGCTACCGTTATTTAACGCTATTCCGACAGATTCTAAAAGAGCAGGCCATCAAAATGATCGCTATGCGGTTTATTCCAAATGCTTCATGTGGACGCATTTCCCCTTGTTGAAAAGTTCATTTATCAGCTTTCTTGTTTTGGAGGGATTCAATACGAGAAATTCCCCCATCTCTCTCGCACTGTATTGAGCGACATGTTCCATTATGGACAGGGCTTATTTCTGGCGCCGGGTTAATTGAATGGGAATCCGCCGGCCTTCTCTTAGAATTCGCCGGTCTTTTTATTTTTGGTTTGATACTCTGACATACCTGCGTTTTTTAGTTTCTGCGGTAATTCTGACCAGTTTATTTGATATCAGCGTTCTTAGTATTTCACGGGTCCTTGTTTCCTTCAGCCCTAGTGCATTTGCAATTTCAGAAGCACTGTATTCTCTGCCAATTTCCATCATCTGCAGAGCTTCTCGTTCACGCCTGGTGAGAGTCCCGATGGAATCCAGCGGTTTTTCTAGCGGTTCTAGCGGTTTTTCTAGCGGTTTGTTTGCCTGCTCATCGTTCGGGTAATTCAGATTTGGTAAGGTTACCAGAAACATTGTGCTATCAGAATAGAACTCTGGTTCTTTACTGTTGACAAAGTTGTTAGATGTCTCGTATCCATCAAGGATTTTTCCAAAGCCGCTGCCAGAGCGTTCCATATACCCGAGACGATCAAAAATGTCTGCAAGCACCGGATTCCTTCTTCTCGATGGGATTCGGCGAATGTTCCTGTCCTGAACCCTGGTCCCGTCAAACATTCCTCCCGGTGAATAGATTTCGAGACGATCATCAAACATGTCCACATGCACTTCGCTGCCATAGTCCAGATAATCCCTGTGGACAAATGCATTTAC contains:
- a CDS encoding MATE family efflux transporter, which codes for MTEGNIWKQLLAFTLPLLLGNLFQQTYNPADSAIVGQTLGADALAAVGSSSSVQFMALGFCQGCTAGFAIPVASSFGAGNEKKMRQYVFLGAILAAVIALILTLTTCLLNTEIVHLLQTPAEIAEDAETYLFIIFLGIPCTLLYNYLSAILRAIATIFSRGVSGILCLLLIRKKFRILVPSKEEKAFYQEMTRGLLNQGLPMGLQFSITAIGSMVMQTANNGLGTIYVSGFAAGVKIKQFTLCPFDALGVAISTFISQNRGACKPDRIRQGEHAAITIGVTYGILAGLILVFFGRDLCMLFVSAENAEVLDAGGRYLSSLGKFYWVLGFLITKRMSVQGLGWSRQAMIGGIIEMIARCAVSSIFVPLYGYTAICFTDQSAWISASIYLFFIWKNALHHAEMEMKQELAFEKK
- a CDS encoding family 1 glycosylhydrolase; protein product: MIKQGFSFGAPVKATAYSVRPTSSGGLMVESFIVENGLSKSGKVSEDGKIHDPYRVDYLRDHFREILKAVNTDRVPLIGYTMWAPIDLISLSSREAEKRYGFVFVDLDNSGNGTYQRKKKDSFFWMKKVIASNGNDLE